Part of the Aggregatilinea lenta genome, CTGAAGATCGAGCCGGGCTACCATGTGCAGACGGACTTCACCCGCTACGGCTTTCGCCTCAGCCCGCAGACGGTCCAGCCGCCGCGCACGTACGTGCTCGACCTCTCCGGCGACGAGGAGACGATCCTGGCGCGCATGAACCAGGGCACGCGCCGCAACATCCGCAAGAGCGCCAAATATGAGGTCGAGGTGCGCGAGGGCACACGCGACGACGTGGCGAGCTTCAACGCGCTGCTGCACGAAACCGGCTCACGCGACGAGTTCGGCGTGCACGCCCCGGAGTACTACGCGCGCGCCTATGACCTGTTCGTGCCGCGCGGAGAAGCGGCGCTGTTCCTGGCGAGTTATGCGGGGCAGGACCTGGCGGGCGTGATGGTCTTCGCGCTGGGTGGATCGGCGTGGTATCTGTACGGCGCGTCCAGCGACCGCGAGCGGCAGCGCATGGCCTCCTACGGCGTGCAGTGGGCGGGCATCCGGTGGGCCAAAGCCAAAGGTGCGGTACGCTATGATATGGTCGGCGTGCCCGATGCCGATCCGGAGCAGCTCGAAGCGCAATTCGAGACGCGCAGCGACGGCTTATGGGGCGTGTACCGTTTCAAGCGCGGCTGGGGCGGCGACGTGATCCGCAGCGTTGGCGCGTGGGACCGGGTGTACAACCCGTTGATCTACGCCGCGTACCGGCTGGCCGTGCGCCAAACCGAGTAAGTAAGGAGCACAGATCCAATGCCCGTCGAGCGGTTTACAGTCGATCATCCCTTGTGGGACAGCTACCTGACCCATCTGGATCGCGTGGACATGGCGCGCTGGGTGCTGGACGTGGACGGCTGCCCCGGCCCGGACATCACCTTTCTAGGGGCCATCGTGGACGAGGCGGTCGCCGGGCACATCACGCTGCGCGTGCAGGACATCCGCGTGCCCGGCCCGGAACACGGCGAGCGGCAGTCCATCTCCGGCCCGGACGGCAGCCCGCTGCGGGAGACGTTCGTCTACACCTTCGCCGTGGACGTGGAGTATCGCCGCCAGGGGCACGGGCGCGCGCTGCAAACGGCGGCCATCGCGCTGACGAAAGCGCTCGGCTGCTACCAGATCCGCTCGTGGTCGCCGTTGGACACGCCCGTCAATTACCCTGTCATGATCGCCCTCGGCTATGCCGTGCATCCCGCCGTCTCGACCACCGAGCACGGGCGCGCGGTCGGCGGCGTCTACTTCGTCCAAACGGTGTGACTGCCCATGCTTCAAGCGACCCTGATCACCGATTCCGCCGCGTGGAACGCCGCGCTGCGCCACCTGCCTGCCGCGCACGTCCTGCAAACGTGGGAATGGGGCGCGTTCAAGCAGCACGAAACCGGCTGGCAGCCGGAGCGCTTCGCCTTCACCGACGAGGCGGGCCGCACGGTCGCCGCCGCCTCGATCCTCACCCGGCGCGTGGGGCCGCTGCGGGTGATGTACGTGCCCAAAGGCCCCGCCCTGGCCTATGAGGACACCGACACGGTCCTCGACGTGCTGGCGCACCTGGAACAACTCGCCCGGCAGCGCCGCGCCGTGTGGCTGAAGATCGACCCGGATGTGATCGCCGGGACCGGCATCCCCGGTGAGGGCGACGAGGCCGCGCGGCATCCCGCCCAGGACGACCCGACCGGCCAGCGCGTGCTGGCAACGCTGCGGGCGCGCGGCTGGCGCTTCAGCACGTCGCAGGTTCAGTTCCGCAACACGATCACGCTCGACCTGACACAGAGCGAGGATGATCTGCTGGCAGGCATGAACCAATCGACCCGGCGCAAGGTTCGCACCGGGCCAAAGAAGGATGTCACGGTCCGCAGCGCCAACGACCCCGCCGACCTGCGCACGCTGTACGACCTCTACACCGTCACCGGGGCGCGCCAGGGCTTCCTGATCCGACCGCTGGATTATTACCGCGAGGCGTGGGCGCGTTTCATCGAGGCCGGGCTGGCGCAGGCGTTCCTGGCCGAATGGGAGGGTCAGCCGCTGGCCGGGCTGGTGTTGTTCCACTTTGGCCCGAAAGCATGGTACTTCTACGGCATGAGCGACAACGTCGAGCGCAGCCGCATGCCCACCTACCTGCTGCAGTGGGAGGCGATCCGCTGGGCGAAGGCGCACGGATACGGCACGTACGACTTCTGGGGTGCGCCGGACACCTTTGACGAAAGCGACTCGATGTGGGGCGTCTACCGCTTCAAGGACGGTTTCGGCGGCACGGTGATGCGGCACATCGGCGCGTGGGACTACGTGCCGAATCCCCTCGTATACACACTCTACGAACGCC contains:
- a CDS encoding lipid II:glycine glycyltransferase FemX, whose translation is MTLHPITPAPAEWDQFVGAHPRAHLLQTSAWGDLKAAFGWEALRVALQDDAGHIAAGVQILLRRLPFHLGTLAYAPYGPLVDWDDSAQVTALLDAAGDAAKHRRAALLKIEPGYHVQTDFTRYGFRLSPQTVQPPRTYVLDLSGDEETILARMNQGTRRNIRKSAKYEVEVREGTRDDVASFNALLHETGSRDEFGVHAPEYYARAYDLFVPRGEAALFLASYAGQDLAGVMVFALGGSAWYLYGASSDRERQRMASYGVQWAGIRWAKAKGAVRYDMVGVPDADPEQLEAQFETRSDGLWGVYRFKRGWGGDVIRSVGAWDRVYNPLIYAAYRLAVRQTE
- a CDS encoding GNAT family N-acetyltransferase, with translation MPVERFTVDHPLWDSYLTHLDRVDMARWVLDVDGCPGPDITFLGAIVDEAVAGHITLRVQDIRVPGPEHGERQSISGPDGSPLRETFVYTFAVDVEYRRQGHGRALQTAAIALTKALGCYQIRSWSPLDTPVNYPVMIALGYAVHPAVSTTEHGRAVGGVYFVQTV
- a CDS encoding lipid II:glycine glycyltransferase FemX translates to MLQATLITDSAAWNAALRHLPAAHVLQTWEWGAFKQHETGWQPERFAFTDEAGRTVAAASILTRRVGPLRVMYVPKGPALAYEDTDTVLDVLAHLEQLARQRRAVWLKIDPDVIAGTGIPGEGDEAARHPAQDDPTGQRVLATLRARGWRFSTSQVQFRNTITLDLTQSEDDLLAGMNQSTRRKVRTGPKKDVTVRSANDPADLRTLYDLYTVTGARQGFLIRPLDYYREAWARFIEAGLAQAFLAEWEGQPLAGLVLFHFGPKAWYFYGMSDNVERSRMPTYLLQWEAIRWAKAHGYGTYDFWGAPDTFDESDSMWGVYRFKDGFGGTVMRHIGAWDYVPNPLVYTLYERLMPRVLDLMRRAGRRRDPVDTGANTD